A window of the Cystobacter fuscus genome harbors these coding sequences:
- a CDS encoding DEAD/DEAH box helicase, with protein sequence MPQENGSGGPRGGRGPGGAPGQGPRRDGPGGFSFGDREGGRGGGRGRGRDREEGPVGPAQRVIAELSVLEKALGKNDLAAEKQPLESIVRSLRALRAKSLDDLDLNVRGRLITTLLRVQRQTKPPAPEAAPAAEAATEAPAEAAPAEGQASPAASGEGTEAAAGGAPAAPAVDPAKEKFQAYTDVLYLVGRAWRAAGDQERATAAFGLSGRQPEPEREEPAARPAAERREGRGEGERRERREGRERPEGERRERREGRGEGERRERREGRERPEGERRERRERPEGERRQPLPELTGDWQEQSKQLEGMGRTRDAARMHERNNSFADAARLFEAGGDIRSALRCALAGKDNDTARRLMATVPAEQLSQVLEKAGAYELLMEVYIGKGDFENVARLYERARQFDQAALAYERAGKLSLARKAYERSRDFASANRIRDLEVKALVERGDRLGAATLLVAAGRRQDAVEVLGSLPPPKAFYFLQRLKLEDEAKALAQKELARAEAENKPAGRARWLELLGESATAAALYEEIGRKEKALGLYELIGHLPKAASLAEELQLRDRAVALYTKLGDEAGVQRAQALPATPPARQPAEAAAAAEEAEDAAVGQAPTAEQSSSAPSTDGQESQ encoded by the coding sequence GTGCCTCAGGAGAATGGAAGCGGTGGGCCGCGCGGTGGACGGGGCCCGGGTGGTGCGCCCGGTCAGGGTCCTCGCCGGGATGGCCCGGGTGGCTTTTCGTTTGGTGACCGCGAAGGCGGGCGGGGTGGTGGCCGGGGTCGGGGTCGGGATCGCGAGGAAGGACCGGTCGGTCCCGCACAGCGCGTCATCGCCGAGCTGAGCGTCCTGGAGAAGGCGCTGGGCAAGAACGACCTCGCCGCCGAGAAGCAGCCCCTGGAGTCGATCGTCCGCTCGCTGCGCGCCCTGCGCGCGAAGTCGCTCGACGATCTGGACCTCAACGTGAGGGGCCGGCTCATCACCACGCTGCTGCGCGTGCAGCGGCAGACGAAGCCACCCGCGCCCGAGGCGGCTCCGGCGGCGGAGGCGGCGACCGAGGCTCCTGCCGAGGCCGCGCCCGCCGAGGGACAGGCCTCGCCCGCGGCTTCCGGCGAGGGCACGGAGGCGGCCGCCGGTGGCGCGCCCGCGGCGCCCGCGGTGGATCCCGCCAAGGAGAAGTTCCAGGCCTACACGGACGTGCTCTACCTCGTGGGCCGCGCCTGGCGTGCCGCGGGAGATCAGGAGCGCGCCACGGCGGCCTTCGGCCTGAGCGGCCGTCAGCCCGAGCCGGAGCGTGAGGAGCCCGCCGCGCGTCCCGCGGCGGAGCGTCGCGAGGGCCGGGGCGAGGGTGAGCGCCGGGAGCGTCGCGAGGGCCGGGAGCGTCCCGAGGGCGAGCGCCGGGAGCGTCGCGAGGGCCGGGGCGAGGGTGAGCGCCGGGAGCGTCGCGAGGGCCGGGAGCGTCCCGAGGGCGAGCGCCGGGAGCGCCGGGAGCGTCCCGAGGGTGAGCGCCGGCAGCCCCTGCCGGAGCTGACGGGGGACTGGCAGGAGCAGTCCAAGCAGCTCGAGGGCATGGGCCGCACCCGTGACGCGGCGCGCATGCACGAGCGCAACAACTCCTTCGCCGACGCCGCGCGCCTCTTCGAGGCGGGAGGCGACATCCGCAGTGCCCTGCGCTGCGCGCTGGCGGGCAAGGACAACGACACCGCCCGGCGCCTCATGGCGACGGTGCCCGCGGAGCAGCTGTCCCAGGTGCTCGAGAAGGCGGGCGCGTACGAGCTGCTGATGGAGGTCTACATCGGCAAGGGCGACTTCGAGAACGTCGCCCGGCTGTACGAGCGGGCCCGTCAGTTCGACCAGGCGGCGCTCGCCTACGAGCGTGCGGGGAAGTTGTCGCTGGCGCGCAAGGCGTACGAGCGCTCGCGCGACTTCGCGTCCGCCAACCGCATCCGGGACCTGGAGGTGAAGGCCCTGGTGGAGCGTGGAGACCGGCTGGGCGCCGCCACGCTGCTGGTGGCCGCCGGCCGCCGTCAGGACGCCGTGGAGGTGCTCGGCTCCCTGCCTCCGCCCAAGGCCTTCTACTTCCTGCAGCGGCTGAAGCTGGAGGACGAGGCCAAGGCGCTCGCCCAGAAGGAGCTGGCGCGCGCCGAGGCGGAGAACAAGCCGGCCGGCCGTGCCCGGTGGCTGGAGTTGCTCGGCGAGTCGGCCACCGCCGCCGCGCTCTACGAGGAGATCGGCCGCAAGGAGAAGGCTCTCGGCTTGTACGAGCTCATCGGCCACCTGCCCAAGGCCGCTTCGCTCGCCGAGGAGTTGCAGCTGCGCGACCGGGCCGTGGCGCTGTACACGAAGCTGGGTGACGAGGCGGGCGTGCAGCGCGCCCAGGCCCTGCCAGCCACGCCCCCCGCACGGCAGCCCGCGGAAGCCGCCGCCGCGGCCGAGGAAGCGGAGGACGCGGCGGTGGGACAGGCTCCTACTGCCGAGCAGAGCTCGTCCGCCCCTAGTACGGACGGGCAAGAAAGCCAGTAA
- the cglE gene encoding adventurous gliding motility protein CglE yields the protein MKALRPFVVCAALALPALANAQAAGDRPAETYEEIERGLYFSVLGGPLFIVNPPASSGPRPFSPGQMAEVELGVDIGDRLSIGLFLRGAVNRAGSEYTGNSNGTASGDFSSLVPGAVAHVRLVSFPDAQEVPRTWFYVRGGVGYALFWPKALLPESDILVFAGPGVEYYTRLRHFSIGVEVTASFFVKSQSFGFALTPNLRYAF from the coding sequence ATGAAAGCCCTCCGCCCTTTTGTCGTTTGCGCCGCACTCGCCCTTCCCGCGCTCGCGAATGCGCAGGCCGCTGGTGACCGTCCCGCCGAGACCTACGAGGAAATCGAGCGGGGACTGTACTTCTCGGTCCTCGGTGGTCCTCTCTTCATCGTCAATCCGCCCGCGTCCTCTGGACCCCGGCCCTTCTCGCCCGGACAGATGGCCGAGGTGGAGCTGGGCGTGGACATCGGCGATCGCCTGTCGATCGGGCTCTTCCTGCGAGGCGCCGTCAACCGGGCTGGCTCGGAGTACACGGGCAACTCCAACGGGACTGCCTCGGGTGACTTCTCCTCGCTGGTGCCCGGCGCCGTGGCGCACGTGCGTCTGGTGAGCTTCCCCGACGCGCAGGAAGTGCCGCGAACGTGGTTCTACGTGCGGGGTGGCGTGGGCTACGCCCTGTTCTGGCCGAAAGCGCTCCTGCCGGAGTCCGACATTCTGGTATTCGCCGGACCGGGAGTGGAGTACTACACGCGCCTCCGGCACTTCTCGATTGGTGTCGAGGTGACGGCGAGCTTCTTCGTCAAGTCTCAGTCTTTCGGGTTCGCGCTGACGCCGAACCTTCGCTACGCGTTCTAG